A genome region from Neoarius graeffei isolate fNeoGra1 chromosome 21, fNeoGra1.pri, whole genome shotgun sequence includes the following:
- the lmod2b gene encoding leiomodin-2, which translates to MSTFGYRRELSKYEELDEDELLASLTAEELHELEKELANIEPDDKVPIGLRQKDQTVKTPTGTFSREALLKYWEKETHQLLENERMGCSSPQFCCRFQGDKNSKKENMTESNNEDSEEENKAEDNKEKDGCVDDDEDNEEKAEIEEPITEEEEEEEEEEEEEEEEEEIVRRQENNLKRESVPLHNMYNSHSSPKPGVSVRRNSPQEANQLSGNPTVLDKALEKILHDDPDTTEVNLNNIDNISQETLICFTEALCSNTHVRAFSLANTHAEDPVAFAIAKMLKENCHIMNINIESNYITGKGILALVQVLTHNSTLTELRFHNQRHICGGQVEMEMVKFLRENTTLLKLGYQFDLPGPRMSMTGILTRNQDLQRQKRMQEQRQQQGGASTPINPRTSALQKRTPTSSPYGSPRSSPWSSPKLPHNDMIKRNPQTGVPPPPPPPPPPKPQNITEKRRPTRKIAEVIKLQEVNAKKQQDQGKGKCKSKKGKKGVTKENRTESILKELKNALRPIAERDISRPSTPMRSAHDELMAAIRASSIKSLKRVEVPQYL; encoded by the exons ATGAGTACCTTTGGCTATCGTCGGGAGCTGAGCAAGTATGAGGAGTTGGATGAGGATGAGCTGCTTGCCTCACTGACAGCCGAAGAGCTCCACGAACTGGAAAAGGAGCTGGCCAATATTGAACCAGATGATAAAGTCCCCATTGGACTAAGGCAGAAGGACCAGACAGTTAAAACTCCCACGGGCACATTTAGCCGAGAGGCTCTCCTAAAATACTGGGAGAAAGAGACACACCAGCTTCTCGAAAATGAAAGGATGGGGTGTTCAAGCCCCCAG TTTTGCTGTAGATTCCAAGGTGATAAAAACAGTAAAAAAGAGAATATGACAGAAAGCAACAATGAGGACTCAGAAGAGGAGAACAAAGCTGAGGACAACAAAGAAAAGGATGGTTGtgtagatgatgatgaagataatGAAGAGAAAGCTGAAATAGAAGAGCCAattactgaagaagaagaagaagaagaagaagaagaagaagaagaagaagaagaagaagagattgtCAGGAGGCAGGAAAACAACCTCAAAAGGGAAAGTGTTCCTCTGCATAACATGTACAACAGTCACTCAAGCCCCAAGCCAGGGGTTTCTGTGAGGAGAAATTCACCACAGGAAGCAAACCAGTTGTCAGGAAACCCCACTGTACTGGATAAGGCTCTGGAAAAGATCCTCCATGATGACCCAGACACCACTGAAGTCAATCTCAACAATATTGATAACATTTCCCAGGAAACCCTGATCTGCTTCACAGAAGCCCTGTGCTCCAACACACATGTGCGGGCTTTTAGTCTGGCAAACACTCATGCTGAGGACCCAGTAGCCTTTGCAATTGCCAAAATGCTGAAGGAAAACTGCCACATTATGAACATAAACATTGAGTCTAACTACATCACAGGAAAGGGTATTCTAGCACTGGTACAAGTGCTTACACACAATAGTACACTAACAGAACTACGCTTCCACAACCAGCGCCATATCTGTGGAGGTCAGGTTGAGATGGAGATGGTAAAATTCTTGAGAGAGAACACCACCCTGCTCAAGCTTGGCTACCAGTTTGATCTGCCTGGCCCTCGAATGAGTATGACTGGCATCCTGACACGCAATCAGGATCTTCAAAGGCAGAAGAGGATGCAAGAACAGCGTCAGCAGCAAGGAGGTGCCTCAACTCCTATTAACCCACGCACAAGTGCACTACAGAAGAGAACACCAACATCTTCTCCATATGGGTCTCCTCGAAGTTCACCATGGTCCTCTCCAAAGCTACCACATAATGACATGATAAAAAGGAATCCTCAAACAGGTGTTCCACCACCTCCCCCACCACCACCTCCTCCCAAACCCCAGAACATCACTGAGAAAAGACGTCCGACCAGAAAGATTGCGGAGGTGATCAAACTTCAAGAAGTAAATGCCAAAAAACAGCAGGATCAGGGCAAAGGCAAGTGTAAGTCCAAAAAAGGGAAGAAAGGGGTTACCAAGGAAAATAGGACTGAAAGCATCCTTAAGGAACTGAAAAATGCACTGAGACCCATTGCAGAGAGAGACATTTCCAGACCATCTACACCAATGCGGTCAGCTCATGATGAACTCATGGCTGCTATCCGAGCAAGCAGTATCAAATCCCTGAAACGG GTGGAAGTTCCCCAGTATCTTTGA